From a single Micromonospora pallida genomic region:
- a CDS encoding DUF6624 domain-containing protein — MGHGELAAELIERMDRDQRARSEVAGPATGDVWARVREVDTDNTAWFRTVLDRCGWPRRSEVGADASTAAWLLAQHADLDPEFQRRCLSLLEQAVRDGEAQPSHLAYLTDRVRRAEDRPQLYGTQFWGGPDGRGPLQPQPIEDPERLDERRRSVGLGPFAEYATLMRQGEFPDQDRD, encoded by the coding sequence ATGGGACATGGCGAGCTCGCAGCCGAGTTGATCGAGCGGATGGACCGCGACCAGCGGGCGCGGTCCGAGGTGGCCGGTCCGGCGACTGGTGACGTCTGGGCCCGGGTACGCGAGGTCGACACCGACAACACGGCGTGGTTCCGCACGGTCCTTGACCGATGCGGGTGGCCCCGGCGCAGTGAGGTGGGTGCCGACGCCTCGACCGCCGCCTGGTTGCTCGCGCAGCACGCCGACCTCGACCCGGAGTTTCAGCGCCGTTGTCTGAGCCTGCTCGAGCAGGCGGTGCGAGACGGCGAGGCGCAACCGTCGCACCTGGCGTACCTGACCGACCGGGTCCGCCGGGCCGAAGACCGGCCTCAGCTGTACGGCACGCAGTTCTGGGGCGGACCGGACGGCAGGGGGCCGCTCCAGCCGCAGCCGATCGAGGACCCCGAACGCCTCGACGAGCGGCGCCGGAGTGTCGGGCTCGGGCCGTTCGCCGAGTACGCGACGCTCATGCGCCAGGGCGAGTTCCCCGACCAGGACCGGGACTGA
- a CDS encoding S8 family serine peptidase has protein sequence MSKPVNPRHLARSLVSTGAALVLTISGLAATGSGAAAAPGESSSVEAKVRSELTKQFEAKEESDFWVRFGPRADLSKASAIKDWNERGTAVAAALKKTAAESQSKVRDKLDKAGVKYETFWATNAIKVSSGSKTMAQDFAAHDEVEGLYAPVSYEVPKVTEGTDQMATNAVEWGIANINADDVWSQYGAKGAGITVANIDTGVQFNHPALVNSYRGNNGDGTFDHNYNWFDAAGKCATAPCDTNGHGTHTMGTMAGHADANQIGVAPEVTWIAANGCCPTDAALVSSGEWMLEPTDLNGQNPDASKRPNIINNSWGTTAPSNAPFMEDITLAWEASGIFGTWSNGNNGSACQTSGSPGSRIANYSVGAYDVNNNIASFSSRGAGQDGEIKPNIAAPGVNVRSSLPGSTYGSYNGTSMAAPHLAGTIALLWSAAPALVGEVTATRALLDGSAVDTPASQCGGTDDDNNVFGEGRLDALALFNTAPIGDTGTLAGKVTNSATGQPIGGASVALTGPANRTLTTGADGTYSVLLPIGDYQATVTAFGYGSKTVPATITTDATTTTNVALTPVPSVTVSGQVKDGSGHGWPLYAKVTVVGVSGVSDYTTPANGQYSLTLPADATYKLTVEAQYPGYQTVTKDVVVGTGNTTANVDVPVKSDSCSLAPGYRNGSDGVYETFDGTTAPAGWTVVDHINSGFTWQFTDPGGRGNLTGGTGNFAIIDSDEHGSGKQQNTSLISPIVDLTDVTAPKIRFNQDFNHLGGENADVDLSIDGGATWTTVLRQTADVRGPKVTEVAIPQAAGQAQVRVRFHYHVGSYDWWWAVDNVLIGTQVLCQPVEGGLVVGHVQDKNTDGYINGATVTSDDRAAETATTVATPDDTELADGFYWMFSSLTGAHPFTAKAGNYKSQQKSIDVEADSATAANFQLGAGKLSVTPTTVTGTLQMPNGKATKSFTVTNTGDSPVEVTFGEQDGGFELQRADGTRINQQQILGMAGAELVRSTAPTSFAATAKTGTAAAPSVTGPQAAPWTDIADYPSNVMDNAVVTLGGKVYSIGGGNGSASSTKNYVYDPATLAWTAIADLPAARNAMTVGVVGGKIIATGGWGASGPDAATWSYDPATNAWSTVAANPAPRAAAGAAVVGGKLLAIGGCTTSSCTPMAKNVVAYDPASNSWAALPDYPVSVAFASCGGIDGVVYCTGGNDGSNPQKVSYSLNPNGGSWTPIADAPATSWASSHAAANGKLIVVGGSQNGAITNAGFAYDPAANTWSPLPNANTARYRGGAACGFYKVGGSSGSFTATPDSEALPGFENCAAAAADVSWMTIDKTEATLAPGQSVKVNVGMTANVDQPGTYSGSVVIGENSPYTVPPVSVTMVAQPPKTWSKLTGTVTGTSCQGATAPLAGATVQVDSAVSSYTFKTDNAGKYAYWMDRKNNPLTVIAAKDGFKPQTRQSRLVANTPTVEDFNLSATGC, from the coding sequence ATGTCAAAACCTGTAAACCCACGACACCTCGCGAGATCACTGGTCAGTACCGGTGCGGCGCTGGTGCTCACCATCTCGGGGTTGGCCGCGACTGGATCCGGCGCGGCGGCCGCGCCCGGTGAATCGTCCTCAGTAGAGGCCAAAGTTCGATCGGAGCTTACCAAGCAGTTCGAGGCCAAGGAAGAGTCGGACTTCTGGGTCCGCTTCGGCCCGCGCGCGGACCTGAGCAAGGCCAGCGCGATCAAGGACTGGAACGAGCGCGGCACCGCCGTCGCGGCGGCCCTCAAGAAGACGGCCGCGGAGAGCCAGTCGAAGGTCCGCGACAAGCTCGACAAGGCCGGCGTCAAGTACGAGACCTTCTGGGCGACCAACGCCATCAAGGTGAGCAGCGGGTCGAAGACCATGGCCCAGGACTTCGCCGCGCACGACGAGGTCGAGGGCCTGTATGCCCCGGTCAGCTACGAGGTACCCAAGGTTACCGAGGGCACCGACCAGATGGCGACCAACGCGGTCGAGTGGGGCATCGCCAACATCAACGCCGACGACGTCTGGTCCCAGTACGGCGCCAAGGGCGCCGGCATCACGGTCGCCAACATCGACACCGGTGTGCAGTTCAACCACCCGGCGCTGGTGAACTCCTACCGGGGCAACAACGGCGACGGCACGTTCGACCACAACTACAACTGGTTCGACGCGGCCGGGAAGTGCGCCACCGCCCCCTGCGACACCAACGGCCACGGCACGCACACCATGGGCACGATGGCCGGCCACGCCGACGCCAACCAGATCGGCGTCGCGCCTGAGGTCACCTGGATCGCGGCCAACGGCTGCTGCCCCACCGACGCGGCGCTCGTCTCGTCCGGTGAGTGGATGCTCGAGCCGACCGACCTCAACGGCCAGAACCCGGACGCGAGCAAGCGGCCGAACATCATCAACAACTCCTGGGGAACCACGGCGCCCTCGAACGCCCCCTTCATGGAGGACATCACGCTGGCCTGGGAGGCGTCGGGCATCTTCGGCACCTGGTCCAACGGGAACAACGGTTCCGCGTGCCAGACCAGTGGGTCGCCGGGTAGCCGGATCGCCAACTACTCCGTCGGCGCGTACGACGTGAACAACAACATCGCCAGCTTCTCCAGCCGGGGTGCCGGGCAGGACGGCGAGATCAAGCCGAACATCGCCGCGCCCGGTGTGAACGTCCGGTCGAGCCTCCCGGGCAGCACTTACGGCAGCTACAACGGCACCTCGATGGCCGCACCGCACCTGGCCGGCACGATCGCGCTGCTCTGGTCGGCGGCGCCGGCGCTGGTCGGCGAGGTCACGGCTACCCGTGCGCTGCTCGACGGATCGGCAGTCGACACGCCGGCCAGCCAGTGCGGCGGCACCGACGACGACAACAACGTGTTCGGTGAGGGTCGGCTGGACGCGCTCGCGCTGTTCAACACCGCCCCGATCGGCGACACCGGCACCCTCGCCGGCAAGGTGACCAACTCGGCCACCGGTCAGCCGATCGGCGGCGCCAGCGTCGCCCTGACCGGTCCGGCGAACCGCACGCTGACCACCGGCGCCGACGGCACGTACTCCGTGCTGCTGCCGATCGGCGACTACCAGGCCACCGTGACGGCGTTTGGCTACGGCAGCAAGACCGTCCCGGCGACGATCACCACCGACGCGACCACGACGACCAACGTGGCCCTCACCCCGGTGCCCAGCGTCACGGTCAGCGGCCAGGTCAAGGACGGTTCCGGACACGGCTGGCCGCTCTACGCGAAGGTGACCGTGGTCGGCGTCTCCGGCGTCTCCGACTACACCACGCCCGCGAACGGTCAGTACAGCCTCACCCTGCCGGCCGATGCGACGTACAAGCTGACGGTGGAGGCCCAGTACCCGGGCTACCAGACCGTGACCAAGGACGTCGTGGTCGGCACGGGCAACACCACCGCCAACGTCGACGTGCCGGTGAAGAGCGACTCCTGCTCCCTCGCGCCCGGCTACCGGAACGGCTCGGACGGGGTCTACGAGACCTTCGACGGCACGACGGCGCCGGCCGGCTGGACGGTGGTCGACCACATCAACAGTGGGTTCACCTGGCAGTTCACCGACCCGGGCGGCCGCGGCAACCTGACCGGTGGTACGGGTAACTTCGCCATCATCGACAGCGACGAGCACGGCAGCGGCAAGCAGCAGAACACCTCGCTGATCAGCCCGATCGTCGACCTGACCGACGTCACCGCGCCGAAGATCCGCTTCAACCAGGACTTCAACCACCTTGGCGGTGAGAACGCCGACGTCGACCTCAGCATCGACGGCGGTGCCACCTGGACGACCGTGCTGCGGCAGACGGCGGACGTCCGCGGGCCGAAGGTGACCGAGGTGGCGATCCCGCAGGCCGCCGGCCAGGCGCAGGTCCGGGTCCGGTTCCACTACCACGTCGGCTCGTACGACTGGTGGTGGGCGGTGGACAACGTCCTGATCGGTACCCAGGTCCTCTGCCAGCCGGTCGAGGGTGGCCTGGTCGTCGGCCACGTCCAGGACAAGAACACCGACGGCTACATCAACGGTGCCACCGTGACCAGCGACGACCGGGCGGCGGAGACGGCCACCACCGTGGCCACGCCGGACGACACCGAGCTCGCGGACGGCTTCTACTGGATGTTCTCGTCGCTGACCGGGGCCCACCCGTTCACGGCCAAGGCGGGCAACTACAAGAGCCAGCAGAAGTCGATCGACGTCGAGGCCGACTCGGCGACCGCGGCGAACTTCCAGCTCGGCGCCGGCAAGCTGTCGGTGACGCCGACCACGGTGACCGGCACGCTCCAGATGCCCAACGGCAAGGCCACCAAGTCCTTCACCGTGACCAACACCGGCGACTCGCCGGTCGAGGTGACGTTCGGTGAGCAGGACGGTGGGTTCGAGCTCCAGCGTGCCGACGGGACGCGGATCAACCAGCAGCAGATCCTCGGCATGGCCGGCGCTGAGCTGGTGCGGTCGACCGCCCCGACGTCCTTCGCGGCCACCGCGAAGACGGGAACCGCGGCGGCGCCGTCGGTGACCGGCCCGCAGGCCGCGCCGTGGACCGACATCGCCGACTACCCGAGCAACGTCATGGACAACGCGGTGGTCACCCTCGGCGGCAAGGTGTACTCGATCGGCGGCGGCAACGGATCTGCCTCGTCGACGAAGAACTACGTCTACGACCCGGCCACCCTGGCCTGGACGGCGATCGCCGACCTGCCCGCAGCGCGTAACGCCATGACGGTGGGCGTCGTCGGTGGCAAGATCATCGCCACCGGCGGCTGGGGAGCCTCCGGCCCGGACGCCGCCACCTGGTCGTACGACCCGGCGACGAACGCGTGGTCCACGGTGGCCGCCAACCCGGCGCCGCGGGCGGCTGCCGGCGCGGCGGTGGTCGGCGGCAAGCTGCTGGCGATCGGTGGCTGCACCACCTCCAGCTGCACGCCGATGGCGAAGAACGTCGTCGCCTACGACCCGGCCAGCAACAGCTGGGCGGCGCTGCCGGACTACCCGGTGTCGGTCGCCTTCGCCTCCTGCGGCGGCATCGACGGCGTGGTGTACTGCACCGGCGGCAACGACGGTTCGAACCCGCAGAAGGTCAGCTACTCCCTGAACCCGAACGGTGGCAGCTGGACCCCGATCGCCGACGCGCCGGCGACGAGCTGGGCGAGCTCGCACGCGGCGGCCAACGGCAAGCTGATCGTCGTCGGTGGCTCGCAGAACGGCGCGATCACCAACGCCGGTTTCGCCTACGACCCGGCCGCCAACACCTGGTCGCCGCTGCCGAACGCCAACACCGCCCGGTACCGTGGCGGCGCGGCGTGCGGGTTCTACAAGGTGGGCGGCTCCTCGGGCAGCTTCACGGCCACCCCGGACAGCGAGGCGCTGCCCGGCTTCGAGAACTGCGCCGCGGCTGCCGCCGACGTCAGCTGGATGACGATCGACAAGACGGAGGCCACCCTGGCCCCCGGCCAGTCGGTCAAGGTCAACGTCGGGATGACCGCGAACGTCGACCAGCCGGGGACCTACTCCGGGTCGGTCGTGATCGGGGAGAACAGCCCCTACACCGTTCCCCCGGTCAGCGTCACCATGGTGGCGCAGCCGCCGAAGACCTGGTCGAAGCTGACCGGTACGGTCACCGGCACCAGCTGCCAGGGCGCCACGGCGCCGCTCGCGGGAGCGACCGTGCAGGTGGACTCGGCGGTGTCGTCGTACACCTTCAAGACCGACAACGCGGGCAAGTACGCCTACTGGATGGACCGGAAGAACAACCCGCTGACGGTGATCGCCGCGAAGGACGGCTTCAAGCCGCAGACCCGCCAGAGCCGGCTCGTCGCCAACACGCCGACGGTGGAGGACTTCAACCTCTCCGCCACCGGCTGCTGA
- a CDS encoding helix-turn-helix transcriptional regulator, translated as MSSSTRVLELLGLLQSRRHWPGDELARRLGVSQRTLRRDVDGLQELGYPITTTRGTGGGYQLSPGASLPPLVLSEEEAAAVVMGLKEIASGAYPTSGDAALSALAKIVQVLPVRIRRRIDSLRAVAVPAQGTEQSAAITDVASLTTVALACRDAETLEFTYRTRTGQVANRTIDPYRIVSVESRLYLVAWDLGRGDWRVFRADRIDGPRRTGKRFAPRQLPADDPVEYVRAQIRSMPGRYSVHATVQAPAERVRDEIAHYGTVEPIDDMSCRVHIEADSLGWATFCIGALEAPVVVHGPPEAIEYMRNWGRRLTAGTQEHP; from the coding sequence ATGTCGAGCAGCACCCGAGTCCTCGAACTCCTCGGACTGCTTCAGAGCCGGCGTCATTGGCCCGGCGACGAACTCGCCCGTCGACTCGGTGTCAGTCAGCGCACGCTTCGCCGTGACGTCGACGGCCTGCAAGAGCTCGGGTATCCGATCACCACGACGAGAGGCACCGGCGGTGGCTACCAGCTCAGCCCAGGTGCCTCCCTCCCGCCCCTGGTGCTCAGTGAGGAGGAGGCTGCCGCCGTCGTCATGGGGCTCAAGGAGATCGCCTCCGGCGCCTACCCGACGTCCGGGGATGCCGCGCTCAGCGCCCTGGCCAAGATCGTCCAGGTGCTTCCCGTGCGTATCCGGCGCCGCATCGACAGCCTCCGAGCCGTCGCCGTCCCAGCGCAGGGCACCGAGCAGTCTGCCGCCATCACCGATGTCGCCTCGTTGACGACCGTTGCCCTGGCCTGCCGAGATGCCGAGACGCTGGAGTTCACCTACCGGACGCGAACCGGTCAGGTCGCCAACCGGACGATCGACCCGTACCGGATCGTCAGCGTCGAGAGCCGTCTCTACCTCGTCGCCTGGGACCTCGGCCGGGGCGACTGGCGCGTCTTCCGTGCCGACCGGATCGACGGCCCACGCCGTACCGGGAAGAGGTTCGCCCCACGCCAGCTCCCTGCGGACGACCCCGTGGAGTACGTGCGCGCGCAGATCAGATCGATGCCCGGCAGGTATTCCGTTCATGCCACGGTCCAGGCCCCCGCTGAGCGGGTGAGGGACGAGATCGCGCACTACGGGACCGTGGAGCCTATCGATGACATGTCGTGCCGGGTGCACATCGAAGCCGATTCCCTCGGTTGGGCCACCTTCTGCATTGGAGCACTCGAAGCCCCGGTCGTCGTGCACGGACCACCGGAAGCCATCGAGTACATGCGCAACTGGGGGCGACGTCTCACCGCCGGCACTCAGGAGCACCCGTGA
- a CDS encoding SDR family oxidoreductase, which yields MRILVTGATGQVGRHLVAHLHEAGHDVRALTRNPARAELPPGVRAVAGDLTDTTTLGPAFEGVEGVHLITFGGDGSEDLTNGSEIIDLAERHGVGRATVLGGWAPTSIESALMASSISWSILQPVEFMGNALEWAEEIRAKRTVSMLAAYPSAMVHEADIASVAATALTHDGHGGRTYPLTGPEALTPRDRTRILAETTGQDIAFVQLTEDGERARLRGYGYDDDYVEFGIQLATNPPDVAGVVLPTVEDVTGHPARTFAQWAQEHSGQFRTTL from the coding sequence ATGCGCATCCTCGTCACCGGAGCAACCGGCCAGGTCGGGCGTCACCTCGTCGCTCACCTTCACGAGGCCGGGCACGACGTCCGAGCACTCACCCGCAACCCCGCAAGGGCCGAGCTACCGCCCGGCGTCCGGGCGGTAGCAGGCGACCTGACCGACACCACCACGCTCGGACCCGCCTTCGAAGGAGTCGAGGGGGTTCACCTGATCACCTTCGGCGGCGATGGCTCCGAAGATCTGACCAACGGCTCGGAGATCATCGACCTCGCCGAGCGCCATGGCGTCGGTCGGGCCACCGTACTCGGTGGCTGGGCTCCCACCAGCATCGAAAGCGCCCTCATGGCCAGCAGCATCAGCTGGAGCATCCTGCAACCCGTGGAGTTCATGGGCAATGCCCTCGAATGGGCCGAGGAGATCCGCGCCAAGCGCACCGTCTCCATGCTCGCCGCCTACCCCAGCGCGATGGTGCACGAAGCGGACATCGCCAGCGTCGCCGCGACTGCGCTCACCCACGATGGTCACGGGGGACGGACCTACCCGCTCACCGGACCAGAAGCGCTCACCCCACGGGACCGAACCCGGATTCTCGCCGAAACCACCGGTCAGGACATCGCCTTCGTGCAACTCACCGAGGACGGCGAACGTGCTCGGCTGCGAGGTTACGGCTACGACGACGACTACGTGGAGTTCGGAATCCAGTTGGCCACCAACCCTCCCGATGTCGCCGGGGTGGTTCTGCCCACCGTCGAGGACGTCACCGGGCATCCCGCTCGAACCTTCGCCCAGTGGGCACAGGAACACTCCGGGCAGTTCCGCACCACGCTCTGA
- a CDS encoding carbohydrate ABC transporter permease encodes MNDLASTAAKPAASATADGRPPATRRKRRSWLWLFMLPAAVPYLFVVVLPSLQGTGYAFTDWDGLNPDWSFVGLDNFARLLDDPHAMRALRNTLALVVTITLLENGIGLLLALALNGRLKSKNLLRLIFFMPVVVISVVVAFLWQFIYTPDGPINEVLRAVGLADLASNWLGDPSLALWAIAIIVVWQFSGYSMVIFLAGLQAVPAEQLEAAALDGAGAWPRFWHIVRPLLAPAITVNLVLSLVRGFMIFDQIWVTTQGGPAQSTDSLSTLLYRNAFQYGEFGYSAALAVVLTLFIGVVAVVQYRFLLRGGDK; translated from the coding sequence ATGAACGACCTGGCTAGTACCGCGGCCAAGCCGGCCGCCTCCGCCACGGCCGACGGCCGACCGCCGGCGACCCGGCGCAAGCGCCGGTCGTGGCTGTGGCTGTTCATGCTGCCGGCGGCGGTGCCCTACCTGTTCGTGGTGGTGCTACCGAGCCTGCAGGGCACCGGCTACGCGTTCACCGACTGGGACGGTCTGAATCCGGACTGGTCGTTCGTGGGGCTGGACAACTTCGCGCGGTTGCTCGACGACCCACACGCGATGCGGGCCCTGCGGAACACCCTCGCGCTCGTGGTCACCATCACGCTGCTGGAGAACGGGATCGGGCTCCTCCTGGCGCTCGCCCTCAACGGCCGGTTGAAGAGCAAGAACCTGCTCCGCCTCATCTTCTTCATGCCGGTCGTGGTGATCTCCGTCGTGGTCGCGTTCCTCTGGCAGTTCATCTACACGCCGGACGGTCCGATCAACGAGGTGTTGCGTGCCGTCGGGCTGGCCGACCTGGCCAGCAACTGGCTGGGCGACCCGTCGCTGGCCCTCTGGGCGATCGCGATCATCGTCGTCTGGCAGTTCTCCGGGTACTCCATGGTCATCTTCCTCGCCGGCCTACAGGCGGTGCCCGCCGAGCAGTTGGAGGCGGCGGCGCTGGACGGCGCGGGCGCGTGGCCGAGGTTCTGGCACATCGTCCGGCCACTGCTAGCTCCTGCCATCACGGTCAACCTGGTGCTGTCCCTGGTTCGAGGGTTCATGATCTTCGACCAGATCTGGGTGACCACGCAGGGCGGTCCGGCCCAGTCGACCGACTCACTGTCGACGCTGCTGTACCGCAACGCCTTCCAGTACGGGGAGTTCGGCTACAGCGCCGCGCTGGCGGTCGTGCTGACCCTGTTCATCGGCGTGGTCGCCGTCGTCCAGTACCGTTTCCTGCTGCGCGGGGGTGACAAGTGA
- a CDS encoding carbohydrate ABC transporter permease: protein MNRYTWRSASLESVMFMVALLFLFPIYILINLAIRPADDLSSPVAPTKSPTFLNFVDAWNQASIGGAMANSMIITVVSVALLVLLSSLAAYPLARLTSKWSSLAFYGFMVGLLVPFQLGLIPLYKMMRDIGLLGSILPLIIIYVGLRIPFSLFLYVQFLRQIPLDYEEAAAIDGCSPARAFFRVVFPLLRPVTGTVVILNGLFIWNDFLKPLLYLSGTSNQTLPVAIYTFVGEYESQWELIFAALILGALPVLIAFFFLQKSLIQGFSSGVKG from the coding sequence GTGAACCGCTACACCTGGCGGAGCGCGTCCCTGGAGAGCGTGATGTTCATGGTCGCGCTGCTCTTCCTCTTCCCCATCTACATTCTGATCAACCTGGCCATCCGGCCGGCCGACGACCTGTCGTCGCCGGTGGCGCCGACGAAGAGTCCGACGTTCCTCAACTTCGTCGACGCCTGGAACCAGGCCAGCATCGGCGGCGCGATGGCCAACAGCATGATCATCACGGTGGTCAGCGTGGCGTTGTTGGTGCTGCTCTCCTCGCTCGCCGCGTACCCGCTGGCCCGGCTCACCTCGAAATGGTCCAGCCTCGCGTTCTACGGATTCATGGTCGGCCTGCTGGTGCCGTTCCAGTTGGGGCTGATTCCGCTCTACAAGATGATGCGCGACATCGGGCTGCTGGGCAGCATCCTGCCGCTGATCATCATCTACGTCGGGCTGCGCATCCCGTTCTCGCTCTTCCTCTACGTGCAGTTCCTCCGGCAGATCCCGTTGGACTACGAGGAGGCCGCGGCGATCGACGGGTGCTCCCCGGCCCGGGCGTTCTTTCGGGTGGTCTTCCCCCTGCTGCGTCCGGTGACCGGCACGGTGGTCATCCTGAACGGGTTGTTCATCTGGAACGACTTCCTCAAGCCGCTGCTCTACCTGAGCGGCACCAGCAACCAGACCCTCCCGGTGGCGATCTACACCTTCGTCGGCGAGTACGAGTCCCAGTGGGAACTCATCTTCGCCGCCCTGATCCTGGGCGCGCTGCCGGTGCTGATCGCCTTCTTCTTCCTCCAGAAATCACTTATCCAAGGGTTCTCCAGCGGAGTCAAGGGTTGA
- a CDS encoding ABC transporter substrate-binding protein has translation MSRRLTSGIAAVGAVALMLTGCSTDAGSSSQSSDKLTIAWKGSEKLGIDAVVEQYKKDFPDREVVVTTADVEQYQATLRTQISAGTAADVVFVWPGDGNPGAIRQIAPGGFLEDLSDHDWVQKYPASLKPLTEVDGKTYLMAPTVTAFGPFYNEAALKETGATAPKVWDEVIPFCKAVKAAGKSAYALGAAALNNTQNPLYSLVPSLVYGADRDFDEKLKSGQTSFAKNEGWQQSMRKYEEMAKAGCFGENATGTTTDQQIQLVASGKSVGMFTIAYQLGALHKAAPNAKFVFTPLTGGNDPNNLLLAASSAGGAAVNAKAKNKKLALEFVDYLASPKVMKIYNDALMGAVPSISTGEAASDENRAVITEYLEAGKTVPFLNQNWPNARVEQAMYAAIQAMLAGEGSSADVLAAMDAEYKRQ, from the coding sequence GTGTCTCGACGGCTCACAAGTGGCATCGCGGCAGTCGGTGCGGTGGCGCTGATGTTGACCGGGTGCAGCACCGACGCCGGCTCCTCCAGTCAGTCCAGCGACAAGCTGACCATCGCCTGGAAGGGCTCGGAGAAGCTCGGCATCGACGCGGTGGTCGAGCAGTACAAGAAGGACTTCCCTGACCGTGAGGTGGTCGTGACGACCGCCGACGTGGAGCAGTACCAGGCGACACTGCGTACCCAGATCAGCGCCGGCACCGCCGCGGACGTGGTCTTCGTCTGGCCGGGTGACGGCAACCCGGGCGCGATCCGCCAGATCGCGCCGGGCGGCTTCCTCGAGGACCTCTCCGACCACGACTGGGTGCAGAAGTACCCGGCGTCGCTGAAGCCCCTCACCGAGGTCGACGGCAAGACCTACCTGATGGCGCCCACGGTGACCGCGTTCGGCCCGTTCTACAACGAGGCCGCCCTCAAGGAGACGGGCGCGACCGCGCCGAAGGTCTGGGACGAGGTCATTCCCTTCTGCAAGGCCGTGAAGGCTGCCGGCAAGTCCGCGTACGCGTTGGGCGCGGCGGCGCTGAACAACACGCAGAACCCGCTGTACTCGCTGGTTCCCTCGCTGGTCTACGGCGCCGACCGCGACTTCGACGAGAAGCTGAAGAGCGGGCAGACCTCGTTCGCGAAGAACGAGGGCTGGCAGCAGTCGATGCGGAAGTACGAGGAGATGGCGAAGGCGGGCTGCTTCGGCGAGAACGCCACCGGCACCACGACCGACCAGCAGATCCAGCTGGTGGCGTCGGGCAAGTCCGTCGGTATGTTCACGATCGCCTACCAGTTGGGCGCCCTGCACAAGGCCGCGCCGAACGCCAAGTTCGTCTTCACGCCCCTCACCGGCGGCAACGACCCCAACAACCTGCTGCTGGCCGCCTCCAGCGCCGGTGGCGCGGCGGTGAACGCCAAGGCCAAGAACAAGAAGCTCGCGCTCGAGTTCGTCGACTACCTGGCGTCGCCGAAGGTCATGAAGATCTACAACGACGCGTTGATGGGGGCCGTTCCGTCGATCTCGACGGGGGAGGCGGCCAGCGACGAGAACCGTGCGGTCATCACTGAGTATCTCGAGGCCGGCAAGACGGTGCCGTTCCTGAACCAGAACTGGCCCAACGCCCGGGTCGAGCAGGCCATGTACGCGGCGATCCAGGCCATGCTCGCGGGTGAGGGCTCGTCCGCCGACGTGCTCGCGGCAATGGACGCGGAGTACAAGCGCCAGTAG